In Gymnogyps californianus isolate 813 chromosome 6, ASM1813914v2, whole genome shotgun sequence, a single window of DNA contains:
- the PLAU gene encoding urokinase-type plasminogen activator has protein sequence MKLLIFLTVTLGTLVTGLDSVYSKKHYKLPYKHRSDHKECHCLNGGTCITYYLFSGINRCVCPEGYTGIHCELDTDSICYTENGEDYRGMATEDECLPWDLPSVIRRGHYHAHLKNALQLGLGRHSYCRNPNGRNRPWCYTKKGFTIQETPCNIEKCGRACGQRSISKYFKIVGGSQAEVESQPWVAGIFQNIKGIDHFLCGGSLIDPCWVLTAAHCFHTPSKKPQDKSIYKVFLGKSILNVTDDKEQVFMVDDIISHPDFTDDTGGNENDIALIRIRTTSGQCAVESKYVRTVCLPEKNLYLRDNTRCEISGYGKQDFYDIFYAQRLMSATVNLISQTKCKYEYYDNIRVTDNMVCAGDPTWMTDACKGDSGGPMVCEHNGRMMLYGIVSWGDGCAKEKKPGVYTRVTRYLNWIDSNMNAVIAKSRFLPEPK, from the exons ATGAAGTTACTCATCTTCCTCACAGTAACCCTAGGCACACTTGTGACGGGACTAGATTCT gTTTATAGCAAGAAGCACTACAAGCTGCCATATAAACACAGATCAGATCACAAAG AATGCCATTGTTTGAATGGAGGAACCTGCATTACCTATTACCTCTTCAGTGGAATTAATCGTTGCGTATGCCCAGAAGGATACACTGGGATTCACTGTGAACTAG ACACTGACAGCATATGCTATACTGAGAACGGGGAGGACTACAGAGGAATGGCAACAGAAGACGAATGTCTGCCATGGGACCTTCCCTCAGTAATCAGGAGGGGTCATTACCATGCTCACTTGAAGAATGCTTTGCAGCTTGGACTAGGCAGACACAGCTACTGCAG AAACCCAAATGGAAGGAACAGGCCCTGGTGTTACACCAAAAAGGGATTCACCATTCAAGAAACACCCTGCAACATAGAGAAGTGTG GGCGTGCATGTGGTCAAAGGAGCATCAGCAAGTACTTCAAGATTGTTGGTGGAAGCCAGGCAGAGGTTGAGTCTCAGCCTTGGGTAGCTGGCATCTTCCAAAACATAAAGGGCATCGACCATTTTCTGTGCGGTGGCAGCCTCATTGACCCTTGCTGGGTGCTTACAGCAGCACACTGTTTTCATACTCC gtcaaaaaaaccacaagacaAATCCATCTACAAAGTCTTCCTTGGAAAGTCCATACTGAATGTTACTGATGATAAGGAACAAGTATTCATGGTTGATGACATCATCTCTCACCCTGACTTTACAGATGACACAGGTGGCAATGAGAATGATATTG CTTTGATAAGGATAAGAACAACTTCTGGACAGTGTGCAGTAGAATCCAAATATGTCAGAACAGTCTGCTTGCCAGAGAAGAACCTTTACTTACGAGACAATACCCGGTGTGAAATATCTGGCTatggaaaacaagattttt ATGACATCTTCTATGCTCAAAGACTCATGTCAGCCACTGTAAACTTAATATCAcagacaaaatgcaaatatgaaTACTATGACAATATCAGAGTTACTGACAACATGGTCTGTGCTGGAGATCCCACATGGATGACTGATGCATGCAAG GGAGATTCTGGCGGCCCCATGGTCTGTGAGCACAATGGCAGGATGATGCTGTATGGGATTGTCAGCTGGGGAGATGgctgtgcaaaggaaaaaaagcctggtGTTTACACCAGAGTTACTCGATACCTTAACTGGATTGACTCCAATATGAATGCGGTAATTGCCAAGAGTCGTTTTCTTCCTGAACCAAAGTGA